The window agaagaagaaacaaagacTCTCTATGTGCCCTTTTGATCAATGAGACCTGTGGGAGATGGAGAAATCTCAGCCACTATAAttgatttttcagattttttataaatctcAGATTTATTGGAGGCTCACAAAAGAAACTGCCACATGTCGACATATTAGTGGCTAGTGCTTTGATACAGCTTTTTATGTGTTTCCCTTCTTGTCCATCTCGTGCCCAACTTGTTCACAACTATCTCTGCACACAGGCCACGAGTTCAGGACTGTCGGAAAGGTTACAAATGTCAAAGCGCTATAATATCTTGATATAGTGGGACCCGCAGATACCATACCTCTCTCCCACCAGTTTCTCGACACGTGTCTTACACACTAGAATCATCTGTGGACCCACCCTTGGCCTTGGGTATCTAAAGAGAGAACTTCTCGATACCCGCATTGGGTGCTTGTGCTTCACGGACTATATATACTTAAATGGGCCGGACGCTTTGATGGacttaattgatatatttattgGAGATGCATGTTCTTTAAGTTGTTTCAGAAAATACATTACTATGCTATgtatacaatattttaattagAGAGTAATGATAAAATTGTTacagtgttattggtttaaaattatagaaaacaggtaattacaaaataatatatttattacagATATATGTTCTTTAAGCTGTTTCAGAAAATACATTATTACGCTATgtatacaatattttaataagaGAGTGATGATAAAATTGTTAGAgtgttattgtttttaaattatagaaaacagGTAATTAcagaataatatatttataattaaaatttaatatatttttatataggtgaaattttaaaagaaaatgtgCATCATTTTAAGATAAAGAGAATATTTgctatcttcttttttttatatagtctGTGGGGGGTGTCCATCTTCTAGACAGTTTAGAGGGCAAAAGTATGAAACCTTTGTAAGAATGTAACAAACATCTCTCATATATATAGTCTTGAGGAATTTACAACACTGACATAGATGGATGTATGATATATTTTGAGCTAAAACGACACCCGAGACAAAGAGGATGTATAATTATTTAGTTACGAGAAGGGAAGATTGAATGAAGGATGTGGGCTGTGTTAGATTCATTCAATTCATGAATGGCCCCTCTAAaaggctcttcttcttcttcatcccctGGTTCAGTTGCTCCCTATTATGTCTCTGTACGTGTCCTTCACCTTCTGAATTAGAGTCTCCCTGAAACACGTTACCATATGAGTttcattttctcaaaaactaaaacaaatacAGGTTACAGAGGAGATTGCTTGACCTGTCTGGCTTGAATATCAGGTTCTTGTAAGCAAACCACtggcaaaaataaaaaaaaggcaCGTTAAGGCCCATCACATATAAAACGGATTGTCTTAAGAATCAAGAATCACTAATGAGAAGTAGCAAGCAATCAATATATAAAATCAGATGTCAATATTGAAAACACGAATTGCATAATTACTCCAATGAATCAGAGGACTAATCCTAAACCCAATAGTGATGCTAACAAATCTCCTCTAAATCCTTGAAACAAGTTGGCTAAATCAGGTAATGattcaaaattatataacaaAGACAAAGATGAAACAAGTAGAAACTCACCCCTGTGTAACCAATACCAACAACTTCAAGAACACCAGGAACCAACGGAAGCCTGTCGATTGCCTGTTTCACCACACAATATTCACaattttaaatcaaaacaaaagaaacttaaacaAAACTAAAGAGTTTTGAAGATGTAATGATGATTATCCTCACCGAGATCACACCAGCAGTTCCCCAAAGAGCCACAAAACCAGAAACTGCGAGAGAACTAACTGCATACTTATCCTCCACTTTGTCCCACTTCAACAACAAAATCAAGTTCACAAAACAGAACCAATTCACGGTTTAATATGAAGAATGTAAAAAGTAAAGAGTCTTTACAGCTTCTTGAACGGTTTTGACAATATCAGGTAACTCTGTACTCGCAGCTTCGGTATTGGTGGCAGGAGCTTCAACTTGAGTAGTGGCAGCAACTTCAACATCCGCAGCTCTCGTCAAAACGTTCCTGACAATCTTCCGAcctttaaaaaaacaaaacccatTACAAAagttaacatttttaaaactctaaaacaaaaaaaagtttcagaTTGGAGAACCGACAGTAAGCAGTGGCTTTCGCGGCGCGTGTCTGAGACTGAGCCGGCTGAGGAGGAAGCGTGGGAAGGGAGATAcaagaaggagaagaggaggaggCTTGTCgagaagaaggaggaggagcTCTTGAGTCGATGATCGTCGAGGAGGCAGAGACTGAGAGTGAAGCCATGGCTCAGCTGCTCGAATCACAGAAGCCAGACAATGTTGTTGATGAGAAGCAATTAGTGATTGTGATTATTATTGACTTGAGATTAGTGGAGAACAAGTGTCTGAGAGTTTGCTTGTGGTGGAGATGGTTTCTCTGTGAGCACTCGGAAACGATTCCACCACTCGTTTTGGGTTTCTCGATCAGGATAGTGCTGACGTGGCGGACACAGAGATGGTCTTGGTGTTCTGATTGGATAGGATTTTGTTTATTTGCAAACTGGGACAAAAGTTTATATCGTTTTCTTTTGGAGGTATAAAGAAGACAATTTTACAAAATCATGTGCAATCCTAATAAgttattttcttcaaaacaGCGGCTTTCATTAAATATGAATGTGAGTATACAATCCTAATTTGTTATTTGATGCCTATAAAACCACTAAATGAAAGATAAAAAATTGTGTTATTATTATCAATGAAGTGTTAGCTTATTggctaaaaattataaattatctgacagaaatatcataaaatttagtagaaacaaattttatttccaaaaataaattaaattacataatttaaatttcaCTCTAAGATAATTTACGGGTCTATAACCTTCTAatcattaaaagaaaataatgcaCTATTATTACTCAAATGAAATGCTAGCTGTTCCTTTTTAGTTTGTATACAACATACATTAGtgtccaaaaaattaaaattaaaattcaagaTAAGTGAATACACTGATGAGACCACGCAGTCGCATATGTAATGGCTTTccttattttctaaattattttacgtaataatgtttgtttttaaGTCTCTCTctggtatatttttttttatatgcagtCACAGGTGGTAGAAACCCCACTCTGAAAACAAAACCTTGCGATAagcaataacaaaataaaacaaatgagGTTAAAGACATCGTATGAAAAGCCAAAGAAAGAAAAGCATAAAAGTGAGATTCTTTTTGCTGAAAACCATTATCATCACTTACTATTTTTGCTAATTACAAGCAATTTACAAACAACAACTATATTACTTGTAAAAAAGAAATTGTGTGTGGAGTCTTGAATCGGCACCCAAATGTTATTTTCAAATTGAAACAACAATTTAGATACTTCTCTTTttgagaaataaaagaaaacaagttgCAAATTCTCAAAACAATataagataatatatttttaaaaaaaagttgcaAATTCTCACCTATGTGATTGGATCACTAATACGAAGGTGATAGTCCAATCTTACTTTGTTATGTGTAGCCTATGAAACTAAG is drawn from Brassica rapa cultivar Chiifu-401-42 chromosome A05, CAAS_Brap_v3.01, whole genome shotgun sequence and contains these coding sequences:
- the LOC103866429 gene encoding protein CURVATURE THYLAKOID 1B, chloroplastic encodes the protein MASLSVSASSTIIDSRAPPPSSRQASSSSPSCISLPTLPPQPAQSQTRAAKATAYCRKIVRNVLTRAADVEVAATTQVEAPATNTEAASTELPDIVKTVQEAWDKVEDKYAVSSLAVSGFVALWGTAGVISAIDRLPLVPGVLEVVGIGYTGWFAYKNLIFKPDRETLIQKVKDTYRDIIGSN